The following proteins are co-located in the Equus caballus isolate H_3958 breed thoroughbred chromosome 15, TB-T2T, whole genome shotgun sequence genome:
- the LOC100069252 gene encoding uncharacterized protein C2orf78-like: protein MGSAYLYQHSSTTTLSGVTGQSQSSTSAASYPGLFEWGVPGSTAQESSSLGDCTLTVTGHDTAVSSMYMAAQYDRTSGANNPVPLYPSLSTSLVQGTPSRVPNQGHSLSLPYQEGSQVYYCGHGTLGPLLSGELGPCLQSYGSVSYTGAGASAPQPEMVLVLKEIQPTHGLPPASTSGVYYAASAPAIPQTRFQVVETSLGMETSLGLQPPSQKIYLQQAPEFPKSCSSRNTQMLQSDPPAELGDMSLTAPDKTSNSDLLAPSPNPKNWDEFNTKLAKPLDPDQIPIQNQEPLLQPLEIPDILQLLACIDPLGPEDHPASENADVGKSSLSLEGQGTLENGTEASGGFADIATLMEDGHLPQLFDPLKDLDQPQGPELIQAKDTGAIESIQLQQKISGRKAASEYTRKNKHQASEPLDGAPKAKIQPKDPECLSGGDRAPENEAEHSNSKPQKAAPSRISTTKSHGQERTKRTRGNNPKKAGESRQSGTEVRVEEKPMMPKMKRRKNQPELSQETFKRPRTSLGQHMLESVQVFHALGRKSEKNTGPSSSRALGTSSNPKHPQPCPAIKPWLDKPLEGQCPEETQVKAQKAESSAEKECPPPSRDELPPPGKVRLVPLPFLSVDKPPARPVPRKPQALASHRPAVADPARPASTNSAQPTAVNSTHPAPASLTGPARPARPITTNPTRPGWTNPTRPSVPQCPASRPAPYTTASCTSLQQEPVATAVPMLQAPPKPPAQYLLEDFSKQPIPWRKPDIPGPVMSEPITQEQRPEREAMKRQAQQEREKAAKYTSRGKVQFFTEREKEMEISRYYGYAI, encoded by the exons GTGTCCCAGGAAGCACTGCACAGGAGTCCTCTTCACTCGGAGACTGCACTCTGACTGTCACTGGCCACGACACAGCGGTTTCTTCCATGTATATGGCAGCACAGTATGACAGAACTTCAGGTGCCAATAACCCGGTCCCACTGTATCCATCTCTTTCCACCAGCCTTGTTCAGGGAACACCATCTCGGGTTCCAAATCAGGGACACAGCCTGTCACTTCCCTACCAGGAAGGAAGCCAGGTGTACTACTGTGGTCACGGCACACTGGGGCCTCTGCTGTCTGGAGAACTTGGCCCCTGCCTGCAGTCCTACGGCTCTGTGTCCTACACAGGAGCCGGGGCCTCTGCTCCTCAACCAGAAATGGTGTTGGTACTAAAGGAGATTCAGCCCACACATGGCCTTCCACCAGCCTCCACCTCTGGGGTCTACTACGCTGCGTCTGCTCCAGCCATCCCACAAACCAGATTTCAAG TGGTGGAAACGTCCCTGGGGATGGAGACTTCCCTGGGGCTGCAACCGCCAAGCCAGAAAATTTACCTACAGCAAGCTCCAGAATTCCCCAAATCCTGCAGTAGCAGAAATACCCAGATGCTGCAGAGTGACCCACCAGCTGAGCTTGGGGACATGTCACTGACAGCTCCAGACAAGACGTCTAACAGTGACCTCCTGGCACCGTCTCCAAATCCAAAGAACTGGGATGAGTTTAACACCAAACTTGCAAAGCCCCTGGATCCCGACCAGATCCCAATACAAAACCAAGAGCCTCTACTACAGCCTTTAGAAATTCCTGATATTCTCCAGCTCCTGGCCTGCATCGATCCCCTCGGACCAGAGGACCACCCTGCTTCCGAAAACGCTGATGTGGGAAAGAGTAGCCTGAGTCTTGAGGGCCAAGGGACACTGGAAAACGGGACCGAGGCTAGCGGTGGCTTTGCAGACATCGCTACACTGATGGAGGATGGTCACCTTCCCCAACTATTCGACCCCTTGAAAGACCTTGATCAACCCCAAGGCCCCGAGCTGATCCAAGCCAAAGACACAGGAGCCATCGAGTCCATCCAGCTGCAGCAAAAGATAAGTGGCAGAAAGGCTGCCTCCGAGTACACCAGGAAGAACAAACATCAGGCCTCTGAGCCTCTCGATGGTGCTCCCAAGGCCAAAATCCAGCCAAAGGACCCGGAGTGCCTGTCAGGGGGAGACAGGGCTCCTGAGAACGAGGCCGAGCACTCCAACAGCAAACCTCAGAAAGCTGCACCCAGCAGGATCAGTACAACTAAGAGCCATGGGCAGGAAAGGACCAAGAGGACCAGAGGAAACAACCCCAAGAAAGCTGGAGAGAGTCGGCAGTCAGGGACTGAAGTCAGGGTGGAAGAGAAGCCAATGATGCCCAAGATGAAGCGGAGGAAGAATCAGCCCGAGCTGAGCCAAGAAACCTTTAAGCGGCCTCGAACCAGCCTCGGCCAGCACATGTTGGAGTCGGTGCAGGTGTTTCATGCTCTGGGGAGGAAGAGTGAGAAGAACACCGGGCCCTCTTCCTCCCGGGCCCTGGGAACCTCCAGCAACCCCAaacacccccagccctgcccagctatCAAACCGTGGCTGGATAAACCACTGGAGGGTCAGTGTCCTGAGGAAACTCAAGTCAAAGCCCAGAAAGCAGAGAGCAGTGCTGAAAAGGAGTGTCCACCTCCATCCCGGGACGAGCTGCCACCTCCTGGGAAGGTCAGGTTGGTACCTTTGCCTTTTCTGTCCGTGGACAAGCCTCCAGCTCGACCTGTTCCTCGGAAGCCACAGGCTCTGGCCTCACATCGGCCTGCTGTGGCAGACCCTGCCCGGCCTGCTTCCACCAACTCAGCCCAACCAACTGCAGTCAATTCCACCCACCCAGCTCCTGCATCTTTGACAGGTCCTGCCAGACCAGCTCGGCCAATTACCACCAACCCCACTCGACCAGGTTGGACCAACCCCACCCGGCCTAGCGTCCCTCAGTGTCCTGCTTCAAGGCCTGCACCTTACACAACAGCGTCTTGCACTTCTCTCCAGCAGGAGCCCGTTGCCACTGCTGTGCCCATGCTCCAGGCCCCGCCCAAGCCTCCCGCCCAGTATCTACTGGAGGATTTCAGCAAGCAACCAATTCCATGGAGGAAACCCGACATTCCAGGGCCAGTGATGTCGGAGCCCATCACACAGGAACAGAGGCCAGAGCGGGAGGCCATGAAGAGGCAGGCTCAACAGGAGCGTGAGAAGGCTGCCAAGTACACCTCTCGGGGGAAAGTGCAGTTTTTCactgagagggaaaaagaaatggaaatttctcGATACTACGGCTACGCGATATAA